The Neisseria macacae ATCC 33926 genome contains the following window.
TGGTGTCGTTTTCCAGCAATGCGCTGTACCACTTGGTTGAAAAGCCGCCCCAAACGGTAACCAGCTTGGATTCGTTGAACGAATAGATGACCAAAACGACCAGCGGAATATACAGAAACACCAGCGACAGCATCAGCATCAGTTTCAGGAACCAGGATAATCGGGATTTCTGCATTATTTGGATCCTTCTTCTAATTCGCGGTTTTCATAATGCTGGAACAGTGCAATCGGCACGACCAGCAGTGCGACCATGACGACGGCGACGGCGGAAGCCAGCGGCCAGTTGTTTTGATCGAAGAACGCCTGCCACAAAACCTTACCGATCATCAGGTTTTCCGAACCGCCAACCAGCTCGGGAATCACAAATTCACCGACTGCGGGTACGAAAACCAGCATGGAGCCTGCGATGATGCCTGTTTTGGACAGAGGCAGGGTAATGGTGAAGAACGATTTAATCGGCCCTGCGCCCAAATCAGAAGCGGCTTCAAGCAGGCGGTTGTCGAGTTTCACCAGTTGCGTGTAAAGCGGCAGGATCATAAACGGCAGATAGGCATAGACCATGACCAAGTTCAGCGAGAACGCGTTGTAGAACAGGTCTAAAGGCTCTTCGATAATCTGCATTTTAAGCAGGAAATTGTTGATGATGCCGTTGTGTCCCAGCAGGCCCATCCATGCGTAGACGCGCAACAGGAAGGAAGTCCAGAAAGGCAGCATGATGGCAAGCAGCAGACCGTTGCGCATGGCGGGGTTGGCGCGCGAAATCGCATAGGCGGTCGGATAACCAATCAGCAGACAAATGATGGTCGTCGTCAGCGCAGTCTTAATCGAAGACCAGTAGGTCATCAGATAGATATTGCTGTTTTCGCTGTCGCCAAATGGATTCAGGGTATTCCAAAAATTTTGGAAGATATCGGCATAGTTTTGATAACTGATGGCGATGTTCAGACGACCTAAATCTTCATCGACGCTGGTCAGCGGCGTAAACGGCGGAATGGCGATTTCTTGTTCGGCAAAGCTGATTTTCAGCACGATGGCGAACGGAATCAGAAACAGCACCAAAAGCCAAATATACGGCACGGCAATGACCGCGCGCTGACCCGGGCGGCGGAACAGTTTGTTTTTCAGTTTTTTAAGGTTCATCTCATTCCCCTTAAATCAACGGAACAACGGAGTCGGTTGGTTTTCCGGCCAGCTGATATAGACGGTTTCGTCCCAAGTCGGCGGCGTGATGTTGCGCACGTACCAATAAGGTGCGGGAACTTGGCTTTTGACGACGCGGCCGTTGGCGAGTTTGATGTGGTAGATGGCGAAGCTGCCCAAGTAGGCGATTTCTTCCACAGTGCCTTTTGCCCAGTTGAAGCTGCCCAAGTGGTCGGGTTTTTCTTTGTATAAATCAATGTCTTCGGGACGGATGCTGACCCAAATGTCTTGTTCGCTCGGGCCGCCCAGACCGTGGTCGATGCGGACGTGGTTTTCCAAGCCTTCGCATTCGATGACTGCATAATCGGCATGGTCGTCAATCACGACGCCGCCGAAAATATTGGTCTCGCCGATGAATTCGGCGGTAAAGCGGCTGTTGGGGTAGTCGTACACATCGCTGGGCGTACCGACCTGTTGCAACTGACCGTCAGACATGATGGCGATGCGGGTCGCCATCGTCATCGCCTCTTCTTGGTCGTGCGTGACCATGATGCAGGTTACGCCGACTTGTTCCAGCGTATTGACCAATTCGAGCTGGGTTTGTTGGCGCAGTTTTTTGTCCAACGCGCCGAGAGGTTCGTCAAGCAGCAGGATTTTCGGACGCTTTGCCAAGCTGCGTGCCAAAGCAATACGTTGTTGCTGACCGCCGGATAATTGATGCGGTTTGCGCTTGGCGTATTTGGTCATCTGCACCAAACGCAGCATTTCTTCTACGCGTGCGGCGATTTCATCTTTGGGCATTTTGTCTTGTTTCAGACCGAAGGCAATGTTCTGCTCCACCGTCATGTGCGGGAACAGGGCATAGCTTTGAAACATCATATTGATGGGGCGCTCGTAGGGGGCAAGTTTGGTAATGTCCTGACCGTCCAGAATGATTTTGCCCTGATTAGGGCTTTCCATGCCCGCCAGCATACGCAGCAGCGTAGATTTGCCGCTGCCGGAGCTGCCCAAAAGGGCAAAGATTTCATGTTGATAAATATCCAAGTCGATGTTATCGACAGCGTAATTGTCACCAAACTTTTTCACCAAGCCTTGGATTTTAAGATAAGGTTTGGCTGAAGACGCAGTGGTTGCGGTCATAATGGCAATACTCCAATAAAAATGACGAGTACCGGCAAAACGGATTTTCGAAAGGGTGATAAAAAGCTGTTTGATTGCTGGCGGGAGTCGCAACGTCGAAACGTCGTCTGAAACTCTTGTGAAGCGCACGGGCAGCATGGATGGGAAACGGGTGGAAATCCAAGGATAAACCGCCTCCGCCGAACTCGCTATTATATTAGCCTATGGCACGCAGGGGCAATACGAAATTGCCCGAAGGGGCTGATTTCCCGCGGATTTGATTTAAACGGGACATTTTGAAACCTGTCAGATTGAATCTGCGGTCAATCCATACGGGTGAATAAGGAAAGGCAATCGCTTTCACAAGCGAAGTTGAGCGCGTTGTTTTTATGCAATTAATTTATATGAATATTATGCCTATATTTTAAATATTCATTCAAAATATAATAAAATATGAAATATTTACATTAATTGCTTGATAAGCATTTCGTTGTAAAAAGTGTAATAACAAGCAGATTTTCAAATAGATTTTTTTCGTGAATGTTCACGCAAGGGGTAAAGCATGAGTATCAAGCAGTGGCCTGAAGGCGAGCGGCCGCGCGAGAAATTGTTGGCGCATGGCGCAGGCGCGTTGAGCGATGCTGAGTTGCTGGCGATTTTGCTGCGGGTAGGTACGCGCGGGATGAGCGCGGTGGATTTGGCGCGTTATCTGCTGAACGAGTTTGGCAGCTTGGGCAAGCTGATGAGCGCCGACGCGAAAACGCTTTCCGCATACAAGGGC
Protein-coding sequences here:
- a CDS encoding ABC transporter permease subunit produces the protein MNLKKLKNKLFRRPGQRAVIAVPYIWLLVLFLIPFAIVLKISFAEQEIAIPPFTPLTSVDEDLGRLNIAISYQNYADIFQNFWNTLNPFGDSENSNIYLMTYWSSIKTALTTTIICLLIGYPTAYAISRANPAMRNGLLLAIMLPFWTSFLLRVYAWMGLLGHNGIINNFLLKMQIIEEPLDLFYNAFSLNLVMVYAYLPFMILPLYTQLVKLDNRLLEAASDLGAGPIKSFFTITLPLSKTGIIAGSMLVFVPAVGEFVIPELVGGSENLMIGKVLWQAFFDQNNWPLASAVAVVMVALLVVPIALFQHYENRELEEGSK
- a CDS encoding ABC transporter ATP-binding protein, whose amino-acid sequence is MTATTASSAKPYLKIQGLVKKFGDNYAVDNIDLDIYQHEIFALLGSSGSGKSTLLRMLAGMESPNQGKIILDGQDITKLAPYERPINMMFQSYALFPHMTVEQNIAFGLKQDKMPKDEIAARVEEMLRLVQMTKYAKRKPHQLSGGQQQRIALARSLAKRPKILLLDEPLGALDKKLRQQTQLELVNTLEQVGVTCIMVTHDQEEAMTMATRIAIMSDGQLQQVGTPSDVYDYPNSRFTAEFIGETNIFGGVVIDDHADYAVIECEGLENHVRIDHGLGGPSEQDIWVSIRPEDIDLYKEKPDHLGSFNWAKGTVEEIAYLGSFAIYHIKLANGRVVKSQVPAPYWYVRNITPPTWDETVYISWPENQPTPLFR